CTGAAGAAGCTATCCGGAGAGGACTCGGTTATTTTTGGCAGACCTGGAATCGGGGTGAACGTTCAAAAGCCGAAGCGGGTCACCTGCTTCTGTTGATTTATACCTATGAAATGTGTGATTATCCGAAAGCCCTCACAATAGGTGAGGAGCTGCTGAAAGAGTACCCCGGGAATCTTGAAAACCGCTCTTTGTATGCCGAAGCCCTGATTCTGTCAGGCCACTTTGACCCGGCTGATGAAGTCCTCGGGGATTTTGACAAATATACAACCTGGCTTAGTGAGGGGGGAAAAAGGGTATGGGGACTGAGAAAAAAATATGTCCAGGCGGTATATGCTATGGAGAAAGGCGATTTTCAAAAGGCTGAATCACTGTTTCAGGCAGTCATAAAAAATTATTGTTTTGAATATCAATGGCAGAAAAACCGGTCTCTTTTGAAAATCGGACAAATGGCTGATCTTCAGGGGAATCGTAAAAAAGCCCTTAGGTATTATCAGCGGGTTATGGATTCCAAAGAGACAACCCGGGCTGTCCTGGAAGCAGAAAAATATCTGAAGAAACCCTATTTACCATGAATTCAACTCTTTCCTTTCCTAAATCTCTAACCCTTGTTCCGGTGCGGGAAAATCATATATCTTTAATATGGAACATGCGAAAAACCCATCCGGCATGGAAGCACATAAGCAGGGAACACATTAAGAAAGCAGTTGTAGATAAATGGTCCGGATCCCCGACATCCCGATGGCTGATAACCATACAGGACAGACTATATGGTGAAATCGGATGGAAATCCTATACTCCGGGAGAATACCTGTATCTTGATTTGATTGTATACCGGAAAGAACTATACCGGTTGGACCTTGCCACTCATTGTATTGTCCCTTTTGTTCGCATTTTATCCCGAAATTTTAGAATCCATAAGGTCCGGTGCTCTGTTTTACGACCGGATATGATGCTGGAAAAATTTTTAGGGTCCATGAACTTCAGACAGATATCGGTCCGCCATGTGCCGGCAAGAGATATTTTTCCCGGAGGTTTGATGGCCTCTTATGAGGTGGAATGTGATCACCTGATTCATAAATTCAGCAAGGTACCGAAAATCCGTTGGAAATCCCTTCAACTGATCCCCTTTAAATTGCTGGATACAGATTCGGCACCTCTTGATTTCCCCGAATCTCTGAAAACATTTCCCCATATAAAAAAACTTGTTTCATTGAAAAGCAGAAAAGATCTGGTTTATTATTACAGCTCTTTACCCCACTCATTGGACGTGAAAACGGTTTTGTATACCGGTGGGGGAGAAGTCAGAAAGATCGGGGCAGCCGTACTCAGTGAAGATTTTCCGGATAGTATTATCTGGTATCCTCCATTTCACGCTTCGGGTTTGGAAGAAAATCTTTTTGCCTGTATCCTTGATTCACTTAGAAGTCATTCTGTAATCCGTTCAGGGCATGTCCATAAAGCCGAAGTGGAAAAAATCCGTCTGATGAAAACTTTTAACTTCATTCAGGATACCTTTGGTTCGGATGGGTATAGCTCCTGGCATCTGGAAACAGTGGCCCTTCCGGAGCGGGATTTGCTGCTAAACAGGGATAAGATATGAAATATATATTTAATATGTGATGATTATGTAAAATATTGGGAATTATCCTGTCGTTTTATATAAATTTCCCTTAAAAATAACCGAAAGGCATTCCTCAATGATTGTACAGCTTATTTTCAATGCCGCTTTATTGATTGCTTTATCTTCGCTTTATAGTGTAGTTGTACATTATCGCCGGGATGGGTCCATTGGAAATAAACTGTTAAAAGGACTGTTATTTGGCATTATATCCGTGGCCGGAATGAATCTGCCGGTTCATTATCAGTCGGGGATTTTCTATGATGGACGATCCATTGTGCTTGTACTGGCCGGATTGTTCGGTGGAGGATATACTTCCCTGGTATCTGTGCTGATTGCCGCCACATACCGGACACTTATTGGTGGCCCGGGAACCATGGCAGGAATCGCAACAATCATTACCAGTGCCGGTACCGGCCTGATATTTCGCAAACTCTGGCATAATGATCCTCTCAAAATGGGTCCATGGACTTTATTGCGCGTTGGAATTGTTGCCCACATATTCATGCTTGCCAGCCAGCTCCTTCTGCCCTGGGAAGTGGCATTGAACACCATTGCCTGTATCTGGAAACCGGTGATGCTTGTATTTCCGGTGGCAACCCTGTTGATGGGGCTCTTACTTGGAAATGAAGAACGGCGTGTACTGATGGAAAAACGCCTCAGGGAGAGCAAAACTTCGCTCCATATTGCCCAGGAAATTGCCCGTATGGGAAGCTGGGAATATGATTTGAAAAGCGATAAGGCTTCGTGGTCGGAAAACACCCCCATTGTTTTTGGTCTCTCCCGGCAATCTGAAACGCTGAAATATGAGAATTTTGTCCATGTTGTCCATCCTGAAGACAAGCATTTGCTTCTGGCGACTGTGGAGACTATCAAAAAGAAGAAAGCCCCTGTTGAAGTCGAATTAAGGATTGTGGTTCCCGGAGGATACATCCGTTATATACACAACAAACTGATTCCGGTCCTTGAAAATGGTGAAGTGGTTATTATAAAAGGAGTCAGTATGGATACCACCGAACTCCGGACAGTGGATATCCAATTAAAAAATAATCTGAAAGAAAAAGAGATTCTCCTGAAGGAAATTCACCATCGGGTTAAGAATAATCTGAATGTGATCATCAGCCTTCTGAATATGCAAAGGCGGTATATCCGGACGAAAGAGGACGCATTGAAAGCCGTTGATGAAATCCGCAACCGGATTTTTTCCATGAGTCTGGTCCATGCAAAGCTCTATAAATCCGATAATTTTTCCCGGATAGACATGAAAGATTATATTGAAACTATTATCCGGCACTATTTACAGGCAACTAACCTGGAAAAGAATATCCAGGCGGATATTCAGGTGGATTCGGTCTACCTGGATATTAATACGGCAATCCCCTGTGGATTAATCATCAATGAATTAGTGACCAATATTTTAAAACACGCTTTTCCAAATCGCAACAAGGGTAAAATTCATATATTTTTTCACCCGTTGGAAGACTCAAAATTGGAACTTGTCATCGGAGACGACGGTATAGGGTTGAATCATGATGTCAACGTATTACAGTCTGACACTCTGGGGCTACGTATTGTCCATCTGTTGGCAGCCCAGATTCATGGGGAGGTTCACATTTTCAATGAAAAGGGGACGACTTTCACTATCGTTTTTCCCAATAAAAAATTGTCATAAAGGAGGTATGATGAACGTGAGAAAAATTCTTGTGTATTTTGCCGGAATTTTCACGGTAACTTTTATTGTTAATGTTATTGTGACATTTTTCTACAGTTGGATTACTCATGGCACGGCGATGGCCGAATGGGGAATCTCTTTTTGCCTGGCTCTCACCCTGGGTTTTGTCATGACATGGGTTCATGCCAGGGATCATGTGCAGCACAAATAAATGAAGTATCCCGGAGAGGTTATAGTGAAAAATTGGACTATTTGGATAATGATATTGCTTGTTTATGCCGGATGTACGGCATCTAAACAAGACAAAGCACTGGTATACAGCCATGGTGCTGTTACACGGACTGACACCAGTCAGAAACAAATCCATCTGGTATTTACGGGCGATGAGTATGCCGACGGTGGACCGGTTATTCGTGAAGTTTTGGACAAATATGGCATTAAAGCCTCTTTTTTTCTGACGGGCAATTTCTATAGGAACCCTGATTTCCAGCCCATCATTGAGGGATTGCGGGAGGATGGCCATTACCTGGGAGCTCATTCTGACAGGCACTTGTTATATGCCAGCTGGGAAAATCGCGATTCCACCCTGGTCAGCCGGGAAGAATTTGAAAGGGATGTGCTGAACAATTACCGGGAGATGTTCCGCTTTGGCATCCAAAAAGAAGAGGCACCTTATTATCTGCCGTCTTATGAATGGTATAACGAAGAAATTGCCCGCTGGACAAAGGAATTAGGACTTGTTCTGGTCAATTTCAGTCCAGGCACCTATTCAAATGCCGATTATACCATCCCGGACATGGGAAACCGTTATATCCCGTCGGATACCATCTTTGAACGGATTCTAAATTATGAGGAAGACAACGGGTTGAACGGGTTTATATTACTTTTACATATTGGTGTTCATCCTGAAAGGCCCGACCCCTTTTATTATCAACTGGATTCTTTGATACAGGTATTGAAAAAGCGGGGGTACACTTTCAACCTTCTGGACAAAGCTATTCCATCCTGAATAAAAATGAATGAATAATTTCTATTTTTTAATCGTCCGGGTCGTCGTCTGGATTATCGACATATAAAAAGGCGATACGGACCTTTTCGGACCGGTCTTTTATGGGAACAAACTTGAATTTAAGTTCCAGGGAGGAATTCCTGATTGGCAGCTCCAGCGTGGCTGTAAATTCTTTGACCTGGGCATCCTTCAGGG
The sequence above is drawn from the Candidatus Neomarinimicrobiota bacterium genome and encodes:
- a CDS encoding tetratricopeptide repeat protein yields the protein MSRKIRTLTVLALFFALLPCHMLADSLLVKGVHDIQNYQFSKGQSLFRKADVPEPVRIFYLLNSEYMKLKINGQYREANEFLMNGVEEAKSVFDKALDKKNPEYADILMYYGALLGLKSQVYMAGNKYLQGYYHGYRGIEKVKTAYGLDTTLTDALIAMGTYEFYSGIMAQHYSVVGAVIDAEEAIRRGLGYFWQTWNRGERSKAEAGHLLLLIYTYEMCDYPKALTIGEELLKEYPGNLENRSLYAEALILSGHFDPADEVLGDFDKYTTWLSEGGKRVWGLRKKYVQAVYAMEKGDFQKAESLFQAVIKNYCFEYQWQKNRSLLKIGQMADLQGNRKKALRYYQRVMDSKETTRAVLEAEKYLKKPYLP
- a CDS encoding PAS domain-containing protein is translated as MIVQLIFNAALLIALSSLYSVVVHYRRDGSIGNKLLKGLLFGIISVAGMNLPVHYQSGIFYDGRSIVLVLAGLFGGGYTSLVSVLIAATYRTLIGGPGTMAGIATIITSAGTGLIFRKLWHNDPLKMGPWTLLRVGIVAHIFMLASQLLLPWEVALNTIACIWKPVMLVFPVATLLMGLLLGNEERRVLMEKRLRESKTSLHIAQEIARMGSWEYDLKSDKASWSENTPIVFGLSRQSETLKYENFVHVVHPEDKHLLLATVETIKKKKAPVEVELRIVVPGGYIRYIHNKLIPVLENGEVVIIKGVSMDTTELRTVDIQLKNNLKEKEILLKEIHHRVKNNLNVIISLLNMQRRYIRTKEDALKAVDEIRNRIFSMSLVHAKLYKSDNFSRIDMKDYIETIIRHYLQATNLEKNIQADIQVDSVYLDINTAIPCGLIINELVTNILKHAFPNRNKGKIHIFFHPLEDSKLELVIGDDGIGLNHDVNVLQSDTLGLRIVHLLAAQIHGEVHIFNEKGTTFTIVFPNKKLS
- a CDS encoding polysaccharide deacetylase family protein, which translates into the protein MILLVYAGCTASKQDKALVYSHGAVTRTDTSQKQIHLVFTGDEYADGGPVIREVLDKYGIKASFFLTGNFYRNPDFQPIIEGLREDGHYLGAHSDRHLLYASWENRDSTLVSREEFERDVLNNYREMFRFGIQKEEAPYYLPSYEWYNEEIARWTKELGLVLVNFSPGTYSNADYTIPDMGNRYIPSDTIFERILNYEEDNGLNGFILLLHIGVHPERPDPFYYQLDSLIQVLKKRGYTFNLLDKAIPS